The DNA segment CCGCTAGTGGGAAAGAGGAGGGTAAATTTTCAGCGTTGCTGGCTCCCCGTCAGCCGGATTGGGTTGCATCGCAGGGGTGTCGAAAGAGTCAACTGCGGTCCAAAGCTGTTGGACTTGGGTGAAAAGGGCGTTTATTCTTCCTATACGTTCATTAGGTCATCTAGCCTTTCTTCCGCAGGTTTTGTTCTTGGTTTTTTAGGGGGTAATGTCATAGGGTTTGTCTCTTAATATCTTGTGCTAAAAGCAAATCTGATAGGGGTATCATAGCACTTAATATTGATATGCTAAAACTTAGCTCGCTGGTAGCTTCGCTATTTTAACTATCTTTTTGGTGCTTCTATAAAAAGATAAAATAAATACAATCAATAAAACATACATTATCGCACCAATCATCCATATCCAGCCATCCCAACTTGCCAGTGTTTGACCAAAAATAAAGCTAAATAATAATGGGCCGATCACCCCCGTCGTATTGGTTAAGCTGACTAGAACGCCTTGTAGCTTACCTTGGTTAGTTTGATTGACTTGAGCTGACATTAACCCCTGTAAGGCTGGTAGCGCAATACTGCCGCCGGCGAGTAAGATTAATGTAGGGTAAATCATCCAACCCTTTGTCAATAATGACAAAATAATGAATGCTGCTCCATCAACAACAAAGCCCACAATAATCGTCACTTTTTCATTGAATTTCTTGGCGATTGCGCCCGCTACAAATGCTTGGAACAAGGCATGCATGATGCCTAACCCCGCTAAAGATAGGCCGATCTCCATACTGCCCCATTGAAAACGATGTTCCGTAAATAACACCCATGTCGTTGCTGGAATTTGCCCTATCATTTGAGTCATAAAAAAGATAAATAACAATAGTATGACTGGCTTGATCACTTGCAGGAAAGGTCGCGAATTTTCTGCTGTTTCTGTGGTGTTTTTTTCAGTATTTTTGATTTTATTATCTTTAAATATCAACATAATAACTAAAAAAGAGAGCGCATTTAAAATGGCAGCAATAATAAAAGGAAGATGAGCTGAGAATTGCCCTGTAAAGCCGCCAATTGCAGGGCCAGAGATTAACCCGACACCAAAAGCCGCCCCTAAGCGTCCAAACCACTTAGTACGCTCTTGTGAAGCAGTATTGTCAGCAATAACAGAAGCGGCGACCGCACCTGTTGCGCCAGTAACTCCAGAAATTAATCGCCCAACGTATAGCATCCAAAGTGAGCTAGATAATGCAAGCAAAGTGTAATCCACAGCAGCGCCTGCAAGAGATAGTAGTAATATTGGTCGGCGCCCGAATTTATCAGACCATTTGCCAAGTAGAGGAGCAAAAAAAACCTGCATGATGGCATACAGTGCCAGCAGGATACCGTAATGATTTGCTAAATTTTCAGCCGACACGTATTCACGTAACAATGTAGGCAATACAGGCATGATCAAGCCGATCCCCATAGCATCTAGGGCGGTGATCGTTAAAGCGGTGATCGCAAATTTATTCATCGTTTTTTCTCTATCATTGATAGAGTTGGAATATATCCCTATCAGTGATAGAGTGTCAATAGAAAAAAAGAGAGGGCAGTATGGCGCGATTAGATAAAGAAACCATCATCACAGTGGCATTAGAGTTGCTAAATGAAGTGGGAATGGAAGGGCTGACAACGCGAAAACTAGCTCAAAAACTGGGCGTAGAGCAGCCTACACTATATTGGCATGTGAAGAACAAGCGCACATTGTTGGATGCATTATCTGTTGAAATGCTAAAGCGTAATCATCGTCATTCATTACCCGCAGTTGGGGAAACGTGGCAACAATTTTTACGTAATAATGCATTGAGCTTTCGTGATGCATTATTAAGTTACCGTGATGGCGCAAAAGTGCATTTAGGGACTCGCCCGAGTTCAGACCAATATGACACCGTAGAAATGCAGTTGCAGTTTATGGTGGACAATGGTTTTTCATTAAAATGTGGGTTATATGCAATAAGCGCGGTTGGTCATTTTACGTTAGGTTCTGTGTTAGAGCAGCAAGAACATATCGCAGCACTTAATGATAGGCAACAAATAGCAGATGATACGATGCCTCGACTATTAAAAGATGCTTTGCAAATTATGGATCAAGATGATGGCACAGAGGCTTTTTTATTTGGTTTAGAAGCATTGATTAATGGTTTCGAAAAGCAGTGATAAGGTGTCTGTGTTTTTAGGCTCGCACAATAGGGGGGATTTGTGCGAGTGGTGGATTTATTTAGAACATTGTTTTTCAATTTGGCGTTTTTGTTCTACCAATTTTTTAGCTGTTGCCATCGCGAGTTGTTCATCGGCTTGCATTTTTGCTAAACACAGTATTGCAAGGACGCGGAACATGCCTCATGTGGCGGCCAGGACGGCCAGCCGGGATCGGGATACTGGTCGTTACCAGAGCCACCGACCCGAGCAAACCCTTCTCTATCAGATCGTTGACGAGTATTACCCGGCATTCGCTGCGCTTATGGCAGAGCAGGGAAAGGAATTGCCGGGCTATGTGCAACGGGAATTTGAAGAATTTCTCCAATGCGGGCGGCTGGAGCATGGCTTTCTACGGGTTCGCTGCGAGTCTTGCCACGCCGAGCACCTGGTCGCTTTCAGCTGTAAGCGTCGCGGTTTCTGCCCGAGCTGTGGGGCGCGGCGGATGGCCGAAAGTGCCGCCTTGCTGGTTGATGAAGTACTGCCTGAACAACCCATGCGTCAGTGGGTGTTGAGCTTCCCGTTTCAGCTGCGTTTCCTGTTTGCCAGCCGGCCCGAGATCATGGGGTGGGTGCTGGGCATCGTTTACCGCGTCATTGCCACGCACCTGGTCAAGAAAGCGGGCCATACCCACCAAGTGGCCAAGACGGGCGCGGTCACCCTGATCCAGCGTTTTGGATCGGCGCTCAATCTGAATGTTCACTTCCACATGCTGTTTCTCGACGGTGTGTATGTCGAGCAATCCCACGGCTCAGCGCGTTTCCGCTGGGTCAAGGCGCCGACCAGCCCAGAGCTCACCCAGCTGACGCACACCATCGCCCACCGGGTGGGTCGCTATCTGGAACGGCAAGGCCTGCTGGAACGGGATGTCGAAAACAGCTATCTGGCCTCGGATGCGGTGGATGACGACCCGATGACACCCCTGCTGGGGCACTCGATCACTTACCGTATCGCTGTCGGTTCACAGGCGGGGCGAAAGGTGTTCACTTTGCAAACTCTGCCGACCAGTGGTGATCCGTTCGGTGACGGGATTGGCAAGGTAGCCGGGTCCAGCCTGCACGCCGGCGTGGCGGCCAGGGCCGATGAACGCAAGAAGCTCGAACGGCTGTGCCGGTACATCAGCCGCCCGGCGGTATCCGAGAAGCGGCTGTCGTTAACACGAGGCGGCAACGTGCGCTACCAGCTCAAGACGCCGTACCGGGACGGCACCACGCACGTCATTTTCGAACCATTGGATTTCATTGCAAGGCTGGCCGCCCTGGTACCGAAGCCCAGAGTCAACCTAACCCGCTTCCACGGGGTGTTCGCACCCAACAGTCGGCACCGGGCGTTGGTCACGCCGGCAAAACGGGGCAGGGGCAACAAGGTCAGGGTGGCTGATGAACCGGCAACACCAGCACAACGGCGAGCGTCGATGACATGGGCGCAACGGCTCAAGCGTGTTTTCAATATCGACATCGAGACCTGCAGCGGCTGCGGCGGCGCCATGAAAGTCATCGCCTGCATTGAAGACCCTATAGTGATCAAGCAGATCCTTGATCACCTGAAGCACAAAGCCGAAACCAGCGGGACCAGGGCGTTACCCGAAAGCCGGGCGCCACCGGCTGAGCTGCTCCTGGGTCTGTTTGACTGACGAGCCTGAAGGCCAACGATACCAATCAAAATGCTGCGTTCACAGCGCCGCGGCAGGGATCCGCCGTGCTGGTTGTCGGAAAAGGAGCCGCTAGTGGGAAAGAGGAGGGTAAATTTTCAGCGTTGCTGGCTCCCCGTCAGCCGGATTGGGTTGCATCGCAGGGGTGTCGAAAGAGTCAACTGCGGTCCAAAGCTGTTGGACTTGGGTGAAAAGGGCGTTTATTCTTCCTATACGTGCCGCGTTCCAGGCGGCGACTATGAGGGCTATGTCGATGCCCATGTGCGCCGGCTGGAGGCGCTACGCCGGGCCGGTATCGTCGAGCGGATCGACGCCGACCAATGGCGCATCCCCGATGATCTGGTCAGCCGTGCCGCCGCCCATGACGCCGGCCGAGACAGTCAGGCCAGCGTTCGCGTCCTTTCCCCGGTCGATCTGAACAAACAGATCGGATCGGACGGCGCGACCTGGCTGGACCGGCGGCTGATCCACGGCGAGACGGCCGACCTTGCGCCAACCGGCTTCGGGCAACAAGTCCGCGAAGCCATGGACCAGCGCCGCGAGCACCATATCGAACAGGGCGACGCCACCCGCAGCCGGGACAGCCGCGTCTTCTACCGGCGCAACCTTCTCGCCATCCTGCGGGAGCGCGAGGTAGCCGGCGTCGGATCGGATATGGCTTTGAGTAAGGGCCTGCCGTTCCGCGCCGCCACGGACGGCGAGAGCGTCAGCGGCAAGTTTACCGGAACCGTGCATCTATCGAGCGGCAAGTTCGCCGTGGTCGAGAAATCCCATGAGTTCACCCTTGTCCCGTGGCGGCCGATCATCGACCGCCAACTCGGCCGCGAGGTTATGGGCATCGTGCAGGGCGGGTCGGTGTCGTGGCAGTTAGGGCGGCAGAGGGGGCTGGAACGCTGAGTGCGCCCATGCCGCATTGCGAAGCAAAAGATAATCGGATAAAATGTAGCAATTCATATTCGTAAGCGTGGAGTAATCAGATGGGAAATTCCAAGTCAGCAGACAAGTAAGCCGCAACAACCAGTATTGTTGTTGCGGCGCTCTGTAAGGCTAGTCTCATCTGATTGCTGACGAGCAGACGTCGCCCGGTATTCCTTAATCGAGGGTTGATTCGTCATGACCACCACACGCCCCGCGTGGGCCTATACGCTGCCGGCAGCACTGCTGCTGATGGCTCCTTTCGACATCCTCGCTTCACTGGCGATGGATATTTATCTCCCTGTCGTTCCAGCGATGCCCGGCATCCTGAACACGACGCCCGCTATGATCCAACTCACGTTGAGCCTCTATATGGTGATGCTCGGCGTGGGCCAGGTGATTTTTGGTCCGCTCTCAGACAGAATCGGGCGACGGCCAATTCTACTTGCGGGCGCAACGGCTTTCGTCATTGCGTCTCTGGGAGCAGCTTGGTCTTCAACTGCACCGGCCTTTGTCGCTTTCCGTCTACTTCAAGCAGTGGGCGCGTCGGCCATGCTGGTGGCGACGTTCGCGACGGTTCGCGACGTTTATGCCAACCGTCCTGAGGGTGTCGTCATCTACGGCCTTTTCAGTTCGATGCTGGCGTTCGTGCCTGCGCTCGGCCCTATCGCCGGAGTATTGATCGGCGAGTTCTTGGGATGGCAGGCGATATTCATTACTTTGGCTATACTGGCGATGCTCGCACTCCTAAATGCGGGTTTCAGGTGGCACGAAACCCGCCCTCTGGATCAAGTCAAGACGCGCCGATCTGTCTTGCCGATCTTCGCGAGTCCGGCTTTTTGGGTTTACACTGTCGGCTTTAGCGCCGGTATGGGCACCTACTTCGTCTTCTTCTCGACGGCTCCCCGTGTGCTCATAGGCCAAGCGGAATATTCCGAGATCGGATTCAGCTTTGCCTTCGCCACTGTCGCGCTTGTAATGATCGTGACAACCCGTTTCGCGAAGTCCTTTGTCGCCAGATGGGGCATCGCAGGATGCGTGGCGCGTGGGATGGCGTTGCTTGTTTGCGGAGCGGTCCTGTTGGGGATCGGCGAACTTTACGGCTCGCCGTCATTCCTCACCTTCATCCTACCGATGTGGGTTGTCGCGGTCGGTATTGTCTTCACGGTGTCCGTTACCGCGAACGGCGCTTTGGCAGAGTTCGACGACATCGCGGGATCAGCGGTCGCGTTCTACTTCTGCGTTCAAAGCCTGATAGTCAGCATTGTCGGGACATTGGCGGTGGCACTTTTAAACGGTGACACAGCGTGGCCCGTGATCTGTTACGCCACGGCGATGGCGGTACTGGTTTCGTTGGGGCTGGTGCTCCTTCGGCTCCGTGGGGCTGCCACCGAGAAGTCGCCAGTCGTCTAACCGACGACTGGTAGCAGGCCCGCTCCGATGCGGCGCACTAACCATCGAAACCTCGTGAATGTCGGTATCCTGTCTGGCAGGATACCGCTCATTTCCCTTGTTCAGTTCATCGCCGTCGCCGAGCATCTGAATTTTCGGCATGCGGCCAAGGCACTTGGTATCAGCCAGTCGAGCGTCAGCGCGCGTGTGAAAGCGCTGGAGGATAACCTTGGTGTCCTGCTATTTGAGCGCCATGCGCGGGGCGTTCGGCTAACAGACGCAGGCAGGCACTTCATGGAGCGTGTCACGGCGGGTGTCGATCAACTCGATCACGCAGTGAAGACCGCGGAGTGACGGGCACTGGCTGGCAATGTCTAGCAACGGCAGGCATTTCGGCTGAGGGTAAAAGAACTTTCCGCTAAGCGATAGACTGTATGTAAACACAGTATTGCAAGGACGCGGAACATGCCTCATGTGGCGGCCAGGACGGCCAGCCGGGATCGGGATACTGGTCGTTACCAGAGCCACCGACCCGAGCAAACCCTTCTCTATCAGATCGTTGACGAGTATTACCCGGCATTCGCTGCGCTTATGGCAGAGCAGGGAAAGGAATTGCCGGGCTATGTGCAACGGGAATTTGAAGAATTTCTCCAATGCGGGCGGCTGGAGCATGGCTTTCTACGGGTTCGCTGCGAGTCTTGCCACGCCGAGCACCTGGTCGCTTTCAGCTGTAAGCGTCGCGGTTTCTGCCCGAGCTGTGGGGCGCGGCGGATGGCCGAAAGTGCCGCCTTGCTGGTTGATGAAGTACTGCCTGAACAACCCATGCGTCAGTGGGTGTTGAGCTTCCCGTTTCAGCTGCGTTTCCTGTTTGCCAGCCGGCCCGAGATCATGGGGTGGGTGCTGGGCATCGTTTACCGCGTCATTGCCACGCACCTGGTCAAGAAAGCGGGCCATACCCACCAAGTGGCCAAGACGGGCGCGGTCACCCTGATCCAGCGTTTTGGATCGGCGCTCAATCTGAATGTTCACTTCCACATGCTGTTTCTCGACGGTGTGTATGTCGAGCAATCCCACGGCTCAGCGCGTTTCCGCTGGGTCAAGGCGCCGACCAGCCCAGAGCTCACCCAGCTGACGCACACCATCGCCCACCGGGTGGGTCGCTATCTGGAACGGCAAGGCCTGCTGGAACGGGATGTCGAAAACAGCTATCTGGCCTCGGATGCGGTGGATGACGACCCGATGACACCCCTGCTGGGGCACTCGATCACTTACCGTATCGCTGTCGGTTCACAGGCGGGGCGAAAGGTGTTCACTTTGCAAACTCTGCCGACCAGTGGTGATCCGTTCGGTGACGGGATTGGCAAGGTAGCCGGGTCCAGCCTGCACGCCGGCGTGGCGGCCAGGGCCGATGAACGCAAGAAGCTCGAACGGCTGTGCCGGTACATCAGCCGCCCGGCGGTATCCGAGAAGCGGCTGTCGTTAACACGAGGCGGCAACGTGCGCTACCAGCTCAAGACGCCGTACCGGGACGGCACCACGCACGTCATTTTCGAACCATTGGATTTCATTGCAAGGCTGGCCGCCCTGGTACCGAAGCCCAGAGTCAACCTAACCCGCTTCCACGGGGTGTTCGCACCCAACAGTCGGCACCGGGCGTTGGTCACGCCGGCAAAACGGGGCAGGGGCAACAAGGTCAGGGTGGCTGATGAACCGGCAACACCAGCACAACGGCGAGCGTCGATGACATGGGCGCAACGGCTCAAGCGTGTTTTCAATATCGACATCGAGACCTGCAGCGGCTGCGGCGGCGCCATGAAAGTCATCGCCTGCATTGAAGACCCTATAGTGATCAAGCAGATCCTTGATCACCTGAAGCACAAAGCCGAAACCAGCGGGACCAGGGCGTTACCCGAAAGCCGGGCGCCACCGGCTGAGCTGCTCCTGGGTCTGTTTGACTGACGAGCCTGAAGGCCAACGATACCAATCAAAATGCTGCGTTCACAGCGCCGCGGCAGGGATCCGCCGTGCTGGTTGTCGGAAAAGGAGCCGCTAGTGGGAAAGAGGAGGGTAAATTTTCAGCGTTGCTGGCTCCCCGTCAGCCGGATTGGGTTGCATCGCAGGGGTGTCGAAAGAGTCAACTGCGGTCCAAAGCTGTTGGACTTGGGTGAAAAGGGCGTTTATTCTTCCTATACGTTGTCGGCAGCGGGCCAAAAAGGAATACGTCCATGCCCATCGAGGTGAAACCGGCTGTGAGCGCGGGTTCAAGCATATAGCCCGACAGGCGCGTATCCTTGCCGATCACGACACGATGGCGGTGGTCACCGCGACGAAAGACACGGCCAGCCGCCATGCCGACGCGCAAGGCGGTTTCCGCCGTCATCGCGCCTTCGTTGGCTTTGCCACGAATACCGTCTGTGCCGAAATATTTGCGCACCAT comes from the Vibrio gangliei genome and includes:
- the tet(59) gene encoding tetracycline efflux MFS transporter Tet(59), with translation MNKFAITALTITALDAMGIGLIMPVLPTLLREYVSAENLANHYGILLALYAIMQVFFAPLLGKWSDKFGRRPILLLSLAGAAVDYTLLALSSSLWMLYVGRLISGVTGATGAVAASVIADNTASQERTKWFGRLGAAFGVGLISGPAIGGFTGQFSAHLPFIIAAILNALSFLVIMLIFKDNKIKNTEKNTTETAENSRPFLQVIKPVILLLFIFFMTQMIGQIPATTWVLFTEHRFQWGSMEIGLSLAGLGIMHALFQAFVAGAIAKKFNEKVTIIVGFVVDGAAFIILSLLTKGWMIYPTLILLAGGSIALPALQGLMSAQVNQTNQGKLQGVLVSLTNTTGVIGPLLFSFIFGQTLASWDGWIWMIGAIMYVLLIVFILSFYRSTKKIVKIAKLPAS
- the tetR gene encoding tetracycline resistance transcriptional repressor TetR; amino-acid sequence: MARLDKETIITVALELLNEVGMEGLTTRKLAQKLGVEQPTLYWHVKNKRTLLDALSVEMLKRNHRHSLPAVGETWQQFLRNNALSFRDALLSYRDGAKVHLGTRPSSDQYDTVEMQLQFMVDNGFSLKCGLYAISAVGHFTLGSVLEQQEHIAALNDRQQIADDTMPRLLKDALQIMDQDDGTEAFLFGLEALINGFEKQ
- a CDS encoding IS91-like element ISCR2 family transposase, with product MPHVAARTASRDRDTGRYQSHRPEQTLLYQIVDEYYPAFAALMAEQGKELPGYVQREFEEFLQCGRLEHGFLRVRCESCHAEHLVAFSCKRRGFCPSCGARRMAESAALLVDEVLPEQPMRQWVLSFPFQLRFLFASRPEIMGWVLGIVYRVIATHLVKKAGHTHQVAKTGAVTLIQRFGSALNLNVHFHMLFLDGVYVEQSHGSARFRWVKAPTSPELTQLTHTIAHRVGRYLERQGLLERDVENSYLASDAVDDDPMTPLLGHSITYRIAVGSQAGRKVFTLQTLPTSGDPFGDGIGKVAGSSLHAGVAARADERKKLERLCRYISRPAVSEKRLSLTRGGNVRYQLKTPYRDGTTHVIFEPLDFIARLAALVPKPRVNLTRFHGVFAPNSRHRALVTPAKRGRGNKVRVADEPATPAQRRASMTWAQRLKRVFNIDIETCSGCGGAMKVIACIEDPIVIKQILDHLKHKAETSGTRALPESRAPPAELLLGLFD
- a CDS encoding DUF3363 domain-containing protein, producing the protein MLRSQRRGRDPPCWLSEKEPLVGKRRVNFQRCWLPVSRIGLHRRGVERVNCGPKLLDLGEKGVYSSYTCRVPGGDYEGYVDAHVRRLEALRRAGIVERIDADQWRIPDDLVSRAAAHDAGRDSQASVRVLSPVDLNKQIGSDGATWLDRRLIHGETADLAPTGFGQQVREAMDQRREHHIEQGDATRSRDSRVFYRRNLLAILREREVAGVGSDMALSKGLPFRAATDGESVSGKFTGTVHLSSGKFAVVEKSHEFTLVPWRPIIDRQLGREVMGIVQGGSVSWQLGRQRGLER
- the floR gene encoding chloramphenicol/florfenicol efflux MFS transporter FloR → MTTTRPAWAYTLPAALLLMAPFDILASLAMDIYLPVVPAMPGILNTTPAMIQLTLSLYMVMLGVGQVIFGPLSDRIGRRPILLAGATAFVIASLGAAWSSTAPAFVAFRLLQAVGASAMLVATFATVRDVYANRPEGVVIYGLFSSMLAFVPALGPIAGVLIGEFLGWQAIFITLAILAMLALLNAGFRWHETRPLDQVKTRRSVLPIFASPAFWVYTVGFSAGMGTYFVFFSTAPRVLIGQAEYSEIGFSFAFATVALVMIVTTRFAKSFVARWGIAGCVARGMALLVCGAVLLGIGELYGSPSFLTFILPMWVVAVGIVFTVSVTANGALAEFDDIAGSAVAFYFCVQSLIVSIVGTLAVALLNGDTAWPVICYATAMAVLVSLGLVLLRLRGAATEKSPVV
- a CDS encoding LysR family transcriptional regulator, producing the protein MRRTNHRNLVNVGILSGRIPLISLVQFIAVAEHLNFRHAAKALGISQSSVSARVKALEDNLGVLLFERHARGVRLTDAGRHFMERVTAGVDQLDHAVKTAE
- a CDS encoding phosphoglucosamine mutase, coding for MVRKYFGTDGIRGKANEGAMTAETALRVGMAAGRVFRRGDHRHRVVIGKDTRLSGYMLEPALTAGFTSMGMDVFLFGPLPTTYRKNKRPFHPSPTALDRS